The following proteins come from a genomic window of Pseudochaenichthys georgianus chromosome 17, fPseGeo1.2, whole genome shotgun sequence:
- the LOC117462337 gene encoding elongation factor 2b, which produces MVNFTTDQIRSIMDKKSNIRNMSVIAHVDHGKSTLTDSLVSKAGIISSSRAGETRFTDTRKDEQERCITIKSTAISMYYELADSDLAFIKQNVDGNGFLINLIDSPGHVDFSSEVTAALRVTDGALVVVDCVSGVCVQTETVLRQAIAERIKPVLMMNKMDRALLELQLEPDALFQTFQRIVENVNVIISTYGEDESGPMGNIMIDPIVGTVGFGSGLHGWAFTLKQFAEMYVAKFTAKGSAELGPAERCKKVEDMMKKLWGDRYFDPNAGKFSKSSTGPDGQKLPRTFCQLILDPIFKVFDAIMNFKKDETAKLIEKLDVKLDSDDKEKEGKPLLKAVMRRWLPAGEALLQMITIHLPSPVTAQRYRCELLYEGPGDDEAAMGIKNCDSKAPLMMYISKMVPTTDKGRFYAFGRVFSGTVSTGLKVRIMGPNFSPGKKEDLFIKPIQRTILMMGRYVEPIEDVPCGNIVGLVGVDQYLIKTGTITTYEQAHNMRVMKFSVSPVVRVAVEAKNPADLPKLVEGLKRLAKSDPMVQCIIEESGEHIIAGAGELHLEICLKDLEEDHAGIPLKKSDPVVSYRETVSEESEQMCLSKSPNKHNRLFMKARPFPDGLADDIEKGEVTHRQELKARARYLTDKYEWEVSEARKIWCFGPDGSGANLLVDVTKGVQYLNEIKDSVVAGFQWASKEGALCEENMRAVRFDIHDVTLHADAIHRGGGQIIPTARRVLYACQLTAQPRLMEPVYQVEIQCPEQVVGGIYGVLNRKRGHVFEESQVIGTPMFIVKAFLPVNESFGFTADLRSNTGGQAFPQCVFDHWQILPGDPSDPATRPFQVVAEIRKRKGLKENIPSVDNYLDKL; this is translated from the exons ATG GTGAACTTCACCACAGATCAGATTCGTTCCATCATGGACAAGAAGTCCAACATCAGGAACATGTCTGTGATTGCCCATGTGGATCATGGGAAGTCCACTCTGACCGACTCCTTGGTGTCCAAGGCTGGGATCATTTCTTCATCCCGAGCCGGAGAGACCCGCTTCACAGACACACGCAAAGACGAGCAGGAGCGCTGCATCACCATCAAATCAAC GGCCATCTCTATGTACTACGAGCTTGCCGATAGCGACCTGGCGTTTATCAAGCAGAACGTGGACGGGAACGGCTTCCTCATCAACCTGATCGACTCTCCTGGTCACGTAGACTTCTCCTCTGAGGTCACGGCTGCCCTCAGGGTCACCGATGGAGCCCTGGTAGTGGTGGACTGTGTctcag gtgtgtgtgttcagacagAAACTGTACTGCGGCAGGCCATCGCTGAGCGCATCAAACCGGTTCTGATGATGAACAAGATGGACCGGGCCCTACTTGAGCTGCAGCTGGAGCCAGATGCGCTCTTCCAGACCTTTCAGCGCATCGTGGAGAACGTCAACGTCATTATCTCCACCTATGGAGAGGATGAGAGCGGGCCCATGGGGAACATCATG ATTGACCCCATTGTTGGCACAGTCGGGTTTGGCTCTGGCCTCCATGGCTGGGCTTTCACCTTGAAGCAGTTTGCTGAGATGTATGTGGCTAAGTTCACAGCAAAAGGATCCGCAGAGCTGGGACCAGCAGAGAGGTGTAAGAAAgtggaagacatgatgaagaaacTGTGGGGAGACAG ATATTTTGACCCAAATGCCGGCAAGTTCAGTAAGTCTTCAACCGGTCCTGATGGCCAGAAACTTCCTCGCACCTTCTGCCAGCTCATTTTGGACCCCATCTTTAAG GTCTTTGATGCCATCATGAATTTCAAGAAGGACGAGACAGCCAAACTAATTGAGAAGCTGGACGTCAAACTGGACTCTGATGACAAGGAGAAAGAGGGGAAGCCCCTGCTAAAGGCTGTGATGCGTCGCTGGCTGCCGGCCGGAGAAGCCCTGCTGCAGATGATCACCATCCACCTGCCCTCGCCCGTCACTGCACAGAGGTACCGCTGTGAGCTGCTCTACGAGGGGCCCGGGGACGACGAAGCTGCCATGG GTATTAAAAACTGCGACTCTAAGGCTCCTCTGATGATGTACATTTCCAAGATGGTACCAACCACTGACAAGGGCCGTTTCTACGCCTTCGGCCGTGTGTTCTCTGGCACTGTGTCCACTGGGCTGAAAGTGCGTATCATGGGGCCAAACTTCAGTCCTGGcaagaaggaagaccttttcaTCAAACCCATCCAGAG GACCATTCTGATGATGGGCCGTTATGTGGAGCCCATTGAAGATGTGCCATGTGGCAACATCGTGGGTCTGGTTGGAGTAGACCAGTACCTGATTAAAACAGGGACTATTACCACCTATGAACAA GCCCACAACATGAGGGTGATGAAGTTCAGTGTGAGTCCTGTGGTCAGAGTAGCTGTAGAGGCCAAGAACCCCGCTGACCTGCCCAAGCTGGTGGAGGGACTGAAGCGTCTGGCCAAGTCTGACCCCATGGTGCAGTGCATCATCGAGGAGTCCGGGGAGCACATCATCGCCGGGGCGGGGGAGCTGCACCTGGAGATCTGCCTGAAGGACCTGGAGGAAGATCATGCTGGCATACCTCTGAAG AAATCAGACCCAGTGGTGTCTTACAGAGAGACGGTGTCAGAAGAGTCAGAGCAGATGTGTTTGTCCAAGTCCCCCAACAAGCACAATCGCCTCTTCATGAAGGCCCGTCCTTTCCCCGACGGCCTGGCTGACGACATCGAGAAGGGAGAGGTCACCCACCGGCAGGAGCTCAAGGCCCGTGCACGTTACCTCACAGACAAGTACGAATGGGAGGTGAGCGAGGCCAGGAAGATCTGGTGCTTCGGTCCAGATGGCAGCGGGGCCAACCTGCTGGTAGATGTGACGAAGGGCGTTCAGTACCTCAACGAGATCAAGGACAGCGTCGTGGCTGGTTTCCAGTGGGCATCTAAAGAG GGTGCTCTATGTGAGGAGAATATGCGCGCCGTTCGCTTTGACATTCACGACGTGACGCTGCACGCAGACGCCATCCACCGCGGTGGAGGACAGATCATTCCCACAGCTCGTAGGGTGCTGTACGCCTGCCAGCTCACTGCTCAGCCAAGACTCATGGAGCCTGTATACCAAGTGGAGATACAG TGCCCGGAGCAGGTGGTCGGGGGTATCTACGGCGTGTTGAACAGGAAACGAGGTCACGTGTTTGAGGAATCCCAAGTCATAGGCACTCCCATGTTTATTGTGAAAGCCTTCCTGCCTGTCAACGAGTCCTTTG GATTCACAGCTGACCTGCGCAGCAACACTGGAGGCCAGGCCTTCCCTCAGTGTGTGTTTGACCACTGGCAGATTCTCCCAGGAGACCCCAGCGACCCGGCCACCAGACCCTTCCAGGTTGTTGCTGAAATTAGGAAACGCAAAGGTCTGAAAGAGAACATACCTTCCGTCGACAACTACCTGGACAAACTGTAA
- the LOC117462518 gene encoding BTB/POZ domain-containing protein 2 isoform X1: protein MAAGDNSGRPPCLTFSGPGPLGNSQPSNSVFSMPASNGGAVGAAGGVQGATRRPNPQMGPGGGDSNGVSSGAQPTAQNSLQQSAAAGAAGAMSTPATNMATAASNAAASAAAAATPAAASVLVYREPVYNWQATKSTVKERFAFLFNNEVLSDVHFLVGKGMGVQRIPAHRFVLAVGSAVFDAMFNGGMATTSTEIELPDVEPAAFLALLKFLYSDEVQIGPETVMTTLYTAKKYAVPALEAHCVEFLKKNLRADNAFMLLTQARLFDEPQLASLCLENIDKNTGDALAAEGFTDIDLDTLVAVLERDTLGVREVRLFGASVRWADAEAHRQQMQPTPENKRKVLGKALTLIRFPLMTIEEFAAGPAQSSILSDREVVSLFLHFTVNPKPRVEFIDRPRCCLRGKECSITRFGQVESRWGYSGTSDRIRFSVNRRIFVVGFGLYGSIHGPTDYQVNIQCVLLQIIHTDSNTVLGQNDTGFSCDGSANTFRVMFKEPVEILPNVNYTACATLKGPDSHYGTKGMRKVTHESSSTGTKTCFTFCYAAGNNNGTSVEDGQIPEVIFYT from the exons ATGGCTGCTGGAGACAACAGCGGCAGGCCTCCTTGCCTTACTTTCTCCGGTCCTGGCCCTTTGGGAAACAGCCAGCCAAGCAACAGCGTGTTCTCCATGCCGGCGTCTAACGGCGGAGCTGTCGGTGCGGCCGGGGGAGTGCAGGGCGCGACGAGGCGACCCAACCCGCAGATGGGGCCTGGCGGCGGGGACAGCAACGGAGTGTCGAGCGGAGCTCAACCGACTGCGCAGAACTCCCTGCAGCAGTCCGCTGCGGCAGGTGCTGCAGGAGCCATGTCCACCCCGGCCACCAACATGGCAACCGCGGCGTCAAATGCAGCCGCGTCGGCAGCAGCGGCTGCCACCCCGGCTGCTGCGTCTGTGCTGGTGTACCGAGAGCCGGTGTACAACTGGCAGGCGACCAAGAGCACCGTCAAGGAGCGATTCGCTTTCCTCTTCAACAACGAAGTGCTCAGTGACGTTCATTTTTTAGTGGGCAAAGGGATGGGGGTTCAGAGGATACCTGCGCACAG GTTTGTTTTGGCTGTGGGGAGCGCAGTGTTTGATGCCATGTTCAACGGAGGCATGGCGACAACTTCGACGGAAATAGAGCTTCCTGATGTGGAGCCAGCTGCCTTCCTGGCGCTGCTAAA GTTTCTCTACTCTGATGAAGTCCAGATCGGGCCTGAGACAGTGATGACCACACTATATACAGCTAAGAAATATGCAGTGCCCGCCCTGGAGGCTCACTGTGTGGAGTTCCTCAAGAAGAACTTGAGAGCAGACAATGCGTTCATGCTGCTCACACAG GCACGCTTGTTTGACGAGCCTCAGCTCGCCAGCCTCTGTCTGGAGAACATCGATAAGAACACTGGAGATGCTCTCGCCGCTGAAGGCTTCACAGACATAGATCTGG ATACGTTGGTGGCCGTCTTGGAGAGGGATACTCTCGGGGTGCGGGAGGTGCGTTTGTTCGGTGCTTCTGTGCGCTGGGCAGATGCCGAGGCTCACAGGCAGCAGATGCAGCCCACACCCGAGAACAAACGCAAAGTGCTGGGCAAGGCTCTCACACTCATCCGCTTCCCTCTCATGACTATTGAGGAATTTGCTGCAg GTCCAGCCCAGTCCAGTATTCTGAGTGACAGAGAGGTGGTGAGTCTTTTCCTCCACTTTACAGTTAACCCAAAGCCCCGCGTTGAATTCATCGACCGGCCTCGCTGCTGCCTACGCGGGAAGGAGTGTAGCATCACACGTTTTGGACAGGTGGAAAGCCGCTGGGGTTACAGCGGGACAAGTGACCGCATACG GTTTTCGGTAAACAGAAGGATATTTGTGGTCGGGTTTGGTCTCTATGGCTCTATACACGGACCCACAGACTACCAAGTTAACATACAG TGTGTCTTATTGCAGATCATACACACAGACAGCAACACGGTGCTGGGTCAGAACGATACAGGCTTCAGCTGTGACGGGTCGGCCAACACCTTCAGAGTCATGTTCAAAGAACCGGTGGAGATCCTACCCAACGTCAACTACACTGCCTGTGCCACACTCAAG GGCCCAGACTCTCACTACGGGACAAAGGGGATGAGAAAGGTAACGCACGAGTCGTCCTCCACTGGCACAAAGACGTGTTTCACCTTCTGTTACGCGGCGGGCAACAACAACGGCACTTCAGTAGAGGACGGACAGATTCCCGAGGTCATCTTCTACACATAG
- the LOC117462518 gene encoding BTB/POZ domain-containing protein 2 isoform X2, whose translation MAAGDNSGRPPCLTFSGPGPLGNSQPSNSVFSMPASNGGAVGAAGGVQGATRRPNPQMGPGGGDSNGVSSGAQPTAQNSLQQSAAAGAAGAMSTPATNMATAASNAAASAAAAATPAAASVLVYREPVYNWQATKSTVKERFAFLFNNEVLSDVHFLVGKGMGVQRIPAHRFVLAVGSAVFDAMFNGGMATTSTEIELPDVEPAAFLALLKFLYSDEVQIGPETVMTTLYTAKKYAVPALEAHCVEFLKKNLRADNAFMLLTQARLFDEPQLASLCLENIDKNTGDALAAEGFTDIDLDTLVAVLERDTLGVREVRLFGASVRWADAEAHRQQMQPTPENKRKVLGKALTLIRFPLMTIEEFAAGPAQSSILSDREVVSLFLHFTVNPKPRVEFIDRPRCCLRGKECSITRFGQVESRWGYSGTSDRIRFSVNRRIFVVGFGLYGSIHGPTDYQVNIQIIHTDSNTVLGQNDTGFSCDGSANTFRVMFKEPVEILPNVNYTACATLKGPDSHYGTKGMRKVTHESSSTGTKTCFTFCYAAGNNNGTSVEDGQIPEVIFYT comes from the exons ATGGCTGCTGGAGACAACAGCGGCAGGCCTCCTTGCCTTACTTTCTCCGGTCCTGGCCCTTTGGGAAACAGCCAGCCAAGCAACAGCGTGTTCTCCATGCCGGCGTCTAACGGCGGAGCTGTCGGTGCGGCCGGGGGAGTGCAGGGCGCGACGAGGCGACCCAACCCGCAGATGGGGCCTGGCGGCGGGGACAGCAACGGAGTGTCGAGCGGAGCTCAACCGACTGCGCAGAACTCCCTGCAGCAGTCCGCTGCGGCAGGTGCTGCAGGAGCCATGTCCACCCCGGCCACCAACATGGCAACCGCGGCGTCAAATGCAGCCGCGTCGGCAGCAGCGGCTGCCACCCCGGCTGCTGCGTCTGTGCTGGTGTACCGAGAGCCGGTGTACAACTGGCAGGCGACCAAGAGCACCGTCAAGGAGCGATTCGCTTTCCTCTTCAACAACGAAGTGCTCAGTGACGTTCATTTTTTAGTGGGCAAAGGGATGGGGGTTCAGAGGATACCTGCGCACAG GTTTGTTTTGGCTGTGGGGAGCGCAGTGTTTGATGCCATGTTCAACGGAGGCATGGCGACAACTTCGACGGAAATAGAGCTTCCTGATGTGGAGCCAGCTGCCTTCCTGGCGCTGCTAAA GTTTCTCTACTCTGATGAAGTCCAGATCGGGCCTGAGACAGTGATGACCACACTATATACAGCTAAGAAATATGCAGTGCCCGCCCTGGAGGCTCACTGTGTGGAGTTCCTCAAGAAGAACTTGAGAGCAGACAATGCGTTCATGCTGCTCACACAG GCACGCTTGTTTGACGAGCCTCAGCTCGCCAGCCTCTGTCTGGAGAACATCGATAAGAACACTGGAGATGCTCTCGCCGCTGAAGGCTTCACAGACATAGATCTGG ATACGTTGGTGGCCGTCTTGGAGAGGGATACTCTCGGGGTGCGGGAGGTGCGTTTGTTCGGTGCTTCTGTGCGCTGGGCAGATGCCGAGGCTCACAGGCAGCAGATGCAGCCCACACCCGAGAACAAACGCAAAGTGCTGGGCAAGGCTCTCACACTCATCCGCTTCCCTCTCATGACTATTGAGGAATTTGCTGCAg GTCCAGCCCAGTCCAGTATTCTGAGTGACAGAGAGGTGGTGAGTCTTTTCCTCCACTTTACAGTTAACCCAAAGCCCCGCGTTGAATTCATCGACCGGCCTCGCTGCTGCCTACGCGGGAAGGAGTGTAGCATCACACGTTTTGGACAGGTGGAAAGCCGCTGGGGTTACAGCGGGACAAGTGACCGCATACG GTTTTCGGTAAACAGAAGGATATTTGTGGTCGGGTTTGGTCTCTATGGCTCTATACACGGACCCACAGACTACCAAGTTAACATACAG ATCATACACACAGACAGCAACACGGTGCTGGGTCAGAACGATACAGGCTTCAGCTGTGACGGGTCGGCCAACACCTTCAGAGTCATGTTCAAAGAACCGGTGGAGATCCTACCCAACGTCAACTACACTGCCTGTGCCACACTCAAG GGCCCAGACTCTCACTACGGGACAAAGGGGATGAGAAAGGTAACGCACGAGTCGTCCTCCACTGGCACAAAGACGTGTTTCACCTTCTGTTACGCGGCGGGCAACAACAACGGCACTTCAGTAGAGGACGGACAGATTCCCGAGGTCATCTTCTACACATAG